In the genome of uncultured Methanobrevibacter sp., the window ATTATCTGCAGAGTTGTAATTATCAGTACCATTAAAGCTTACAGATGCAGTATAGTTACCTACATTCAATATTCCAATATCAAAGCTACCAATACCATCCTTAACAGTTACAGGAGCCTCAAAATTACCAATAACTACTTTGTACTCTCCATCGACACTGGCAAAGACATTACCACTAACCTCGGCAGTATAAACCTTATCTAAAACCTCAATACTCACAGCAATATCCGCTTTAAATACTGTAAATGAATCGTCTATTGTGTAGACATCATAATTGTCATCAGTGAAATTGATTTTAGCTGTGTAATCGCCTGCATCAAGAGCAATAATCTCCATTCCTTGACCATTAACAACATTAACAAACAATTCCTCATCACCAATATTCACAATATAAGCACCGTCAACATTAGAACTCACATTAACAACAGACAGTTCCCCGTAAACAGAATCATCAACAGAAACTGCCAAAATAATTGATGCCTTCAGGACCCTGAATGATTTGGAATCGCCGCTTCCAGCCACATTGTATGTTTCAATATTGGTGACATTTACAGTATAATCTCCTGCATCCAAATCAGTAATCAAGACACTGTAATCTGTTTCATTTTCATCATAAACGACATTACCGTTTGCATCAGTTATCTTAACATTTACAACAGTCGGGTTTTCAACTTCAAATCCTATTAAAACATTTTCACCATAGACAACATCACTGACATCATGCAATATGGTCTCGGAATCATATTTGAAAACAGTAAAATTACTTACAGAATAATTTCCAAACACGTTTTCAGTTTCCAAATTAGTCACATTAACTGTATAGTCACCTGCAGGCAAACCTGAAACAGTGACATTGAAAATATTCGCGTTTTCTTCATGATAAACAATATTTCCCAGAGAATCCCTAACAACAACATCAATTATTCCAGGGACATAAACATAATATTCAATTAATACATCATCACCAACATAAACAGAAGCAATATCATCAATATAAACAGTGGAATTGCCTTTAAAAATGGTGAAATTCATTGAAACACTGCAACCTGTGATGTTCTCATCACCAGGATTAATAATCTCAATTGAATAACTGCCAAGAGTTAAATTACCTAACCTATATAGGAAATAACCATAATCATTAGTTAAATTTCCACCGGAAATTTCATTACCATTACTGTCACGAACAACAACGTAAACATCTGTAAGATTATCCCCATCAAATTCCACATCGAAATAATAACCCCATGGAAGAGTATCATTGAAGTATATAATATCAATTATTGAATTTGCCTTAGATATGGTGAATGCTTTTGTATAATTGCTTCCAGCAACGTTATCAGTTTTTAAATTGCTTGCAAATAAAACGTATTCGCCGGCAGACAAATCCGGCATTGGCAGGTAATCCCCTTCAATGATTTCATTGAAAACTATTTTACCTGTTTTATCTCTAATTTCAACAACAACAGTTGTACGGTTATCAACAATAACATCAACCTCTACATCATCACCATAAACATAATCATCCAAACCCGCAACAACAATTGAAGAACCGACTTTTAAAACATTGAAGACTTTAGAATCACTGCTGTAACTGGTACTATCAGATTCTTCAACAGAAAGTGTAATGTTATAACGACCACTGTCAAAATACAAATCAGAGATTGAAGTGTTTGTTGATGTGAAATTATATTTAACATCACCAGTAGCCAAATCGCAAATAACCACATGGACATCTGAAGCATTAACAACCTCATATGTTATTAAAACATCATCATAGAAATAATCAGACACATCATCAACTTTAACTGATGATTTAACTTTCAATACATCAAATACCATCGAATCGGAAGAAGTTTCATGATTATTATCACCCACATTGGTTACGGTAAGATTATATGAACCTGCAAGCAGATTAACATAAAGACAATCCGCATGAACGCTCATGTTTACAATAACTTCGCCTGTCTTTAAATCAACGATTTTTGCAGTGACATTAGTCCTATTGGATACAGTAAAGTTTATCTGATAATCATTAAAAGCATAGAGAGAACTGAGCTTATCTACAATAACAACATCAGATCCAATTTTATAAACTTCAAATGTTGCAATAACAGAACTGGATTCATATTCATCATTTCCTACATTGGTGTATGTTAATGTGTATACTCCGGCATCCAATGATTCGACATTAATCTCTGTCATGTCACCTGTTTGTCTGAAAATAACCTCGCCGGAAGCATCACTAATTTCAATAACTGCACCGGTAAAGTTAATACACTCCACTTTAACGTTTAAAACTTCACCACAGGTAATGTTATCCAATGAAACGATATCAACACTGGATGAAAACTTAGAAACATCTAACAACACACAATCAGAACTATAATCAGAAAGTGAATCAATTACAGAAGCATTAACTTCATGTTCACCACAAGGATAACAATAAACATCCAAAATCCAAACAGTACCCTGTGAACTTTCATTATAGTCAATTGTTGGATTAATATTAAATTCCAAATCATTGACCTTAATAATATTGCCATTATCGTCATAAACTGTAGCATTTAAAGTCAAATTATCATAGATTAACAAATCATAATACTTTTCACCAGGAATAACAATTCTGGTTTTTGAAGTTATAGTACCATCATTATCAATGTATTGAGATTTGCTTAATGTATTTTTGGATAAATATAACTCAGAATCTATTGATACGAAAATCGGATTGATTAAATTAACCTCATCAAACTTAGAGGAGTAAATCTCAGCATTGGAATCAATCAAGTTAACACAATAAGAACCTACATCACTGCCTTTGAAACTACTATTGTTAACAGTTAAAGTACTATAAAATGCGTTGATAATATTTGTATTATTTATAAATGTGGAATCTGAAATGAAAACATCATAAGCAGATTTCAAATCAACAACATTGGAATTATTGAGGAAATAACAACCCACAATTTCCACAGTACCATCAACAACAGATATCACATCAGCATTACTGATAAATGAAACATTATCGAAAGCAGCATATCCCCCATCAACAGAAACAGTATTTTTGGAATTAACAATAGACACATCATATACAGCAACATATTCACCAGCAATATTAAACACACCGGCTTTATTTGAAGCATCTATGACATGTCCGTCACCATCAATCTCAATGTGTGATTTTTTAATTAAAATTCCACTCTTAAGTTTCTCATCATAATCGTAATACCTGTAGTCATGCTGCAAAACAACTTTGCCATTAGCATTATTGATTAATTTCTGAAGAGCAGTAAATGAATCATCATCACAACTTACATTAAAGTAAACCTCTTCATTGACATTATAACAGGACATTTCCAGATAACCTGGCCCAATACCGTCGCCGATAAACTCTAATTCGGCAACACCATCAATCAGTGTGGCCTCAGAAACATTGATGTCTCCACCAACACAGGACAAGTCAAAAGTGACTGGAATTATACCAGTGAATGTAGAATTAGTTCCTTTAGTTGCATCATACATATTGGTCAAGTTAAGAGTAATGATTGCCTTATCACCAACAAACAAGTCGAATTTGGACACATCAACTGTTAAAAACAACCATTTATTTAATTCAACCTGGTCGCCTTCAACAACAGGAGCGACATCATAATCATCAATTGTATTTCCAAACCAGTTTTCATTCGCAGCAAACCAGAACGGACAATAAATTACAGAACCTGTTGAATTTAAAACAATTGAACTGGACAACTTATCGCCTGCAGCATTGGAATATATAACACTACCATTTTCCGCATAACCATTAACCAAAATGAAATTATACAATTCAATGGAATTAGTAGTAAGATTAAATAAACGGGCCTGATTTGCACCGTCAATCACATGACCATTACCATTGACCATCAAACTTTTATTAATCACAATACCGTTCTTCAAATCACCATCAAAGTTAGGGTAATATTTATAAGACCTGTTTAAGACTATACTGTCATGAACACTTGCGTTATTGATAATTTCCTGCAATTTTGTAAATGAATCTTCAGGAACCCTAACTACATTAAATGTAACTGTTTTATTAAATGAATAATATTTAAAATCAACACTTCCCACACCATCATTAACAGGCATGTAAGACGCATTGCCTTTGCCGTCAACCAATTCAAGCTTATCCAAAGCTACAGCATTATTGACAGATGAAACATCGAAACAAACAGCAGGAAGATTAGTTTCCACATCATAAACCTTCCGGGAGGTACGGTCATAAGCATTATTCAGACTAACATTAATGACTGCGGATTCATCTATTTTTAAAAGAGTGCCGTTGGCATTGGCATCCAAAAACAACCATCTGTTCAATTTAACGCTTGATTCGACATTAGGTTTAACATTGTAATTTTCATTGGTGTTTCCAAACCAGTTATAATCCGCATTAACAATGTCCTTGTTACCTGATGCGATGTCATGAAGACAGTTGTTTTCTAGGAAAATTGAATAATGAACATCAGCAACATGAGAATTTAGAGTACCCTTAACACTAATAACACTATAATTTGCCCTATTTGACATAAACAAGGATTTATAAATCCTATTTAAATCATCGGGACTAGCATCGAGATAAATGGCGGCACCATTTTTAGCAGAATTGTTTACAAATACTCCAGTAACTGAAACCTCAGAAGAAATAGAAAGAATTGCACCACCTATTTTAGCAGCATTATTCACAAATATTGAGTCAATGACAACATTCTTAGATGTATCGATACTAATTGCGCCTCCACCATCAGCAGTATTATTAATGAATGTAGAATCGATAACAACATTATTGGATTCATATACCCTAATCGCACCTCCATCACCTAAACCTACAATATTAGTGTTATTGACGAAAGTTGAATTAATCAAAACATTATTAGCCATAATCTGGACTGCAGAACCTTTACTGTTAATGAAAGTAGTGTTTAATACTTGAACATCACCACCTGTGATTCTAGCAATATTTGCCATACATTTAGCATCTATTGTAAAACCGTTACCATTCAATATCAATGGTTTATCAATGCTTATATATCTGAGTTTAGAATCACAAGCTGGCATATACTCATAGTTGCGTGTCAGGTTTAAAACAGGACCTGCATTGTTAATCTGATACTGCAAATCTGAAAAGGAACCCGGCAGGAAATTTTCAACATAAAATGAGAAATTACAGGACAAATGACTTAAAGTCACAAAATTTGAACTATATGAATAATCAAACATGCCTACACCTGAAACAACATCCACAAATCCAATATATTCCCCATTAGAAGAAACATTGAACCCAACATCCAAATAGGTGCTGTTTTCAATCTCTTGAGAAATTGCATTATACGGATTGAGATAAACATACTTTGTTCCAAATGTATCTTTACCGTTAACAAGGTTCAAGACCATCCAATGATCCAAATCAACATTGACGTTCGGTCTGAAATCAAAATCATTTATAGTATTCCCGAACCAATTGAAATCATAATCTGCAACTGAAGGGTTACCTTTTGTAAACTTAAACATTTCAGTGAAATTATTATTCAGGAAAATGTTTTGAACAATGGTAAATGACTTGGAATGAGTACCTTTTACAAGAGAACTGGCATTATTTCCTATAAGTTCACAACCAACCATTGACAAAGTAAAGCCATCACCATCACAACGGATTAAGGATGAATTGGAATAACAATCATAAAATTTAGAATCTTTAATCGAAATTACTCCAGCTGAAACATTAAATACCTCAAAACCATTTCCACAATTAATGAAAGTACAATTTTCTATATAAAAATCTCTTTTAGACTTGATTACATTTTTGAAATTGACTATTTTGACATTTTTCAAGGTCAGCTCCCTATAATTCATGTCAAATAATGAAGCGATATTTTTTCCGTCGATAGTATGTCCGTTACCATTAATGACTATATTTATACCAGGCCTAAATCCATTAATCAGGCTTTTGTCGCAGACATCAGTATACTCATAATCTGCTGTTAAATTCAAGACAGAATCTGCATTACTAATATCATTCTTTAGATGTGATAAAGAATGAGTGTAACTAGGAGAATCATATTTCAAATTAATTTTATGAGACCATTTATCTTTTGAAAGAGTAACTGCAGTATTAGTTGTAGTTAATGGAATGATAAAATCGCTGAAACCACCAGAATCTATTTTATTGGTATTTGAAGCCGTGTTTGTGAATTCCATATCAAATACAAACTTTAGATAACTGGTAACCTCATAATCAAACTTATTAGACCATAGGCTTGCTTTAAGAACCGCACTAGGCAGTGAGCCAGTGTGGTCATACTTAACCTCATTCTTAAGATAAATCCAATTATTTTCAAGATCCACTTTCTTATTAACATCAGGTTTGACATTTTTATTGCTTTCAACATTTCCCCACCAATTTTTCCCGGCGGAAAATGATTTAGAGGAATACACCGCATTTTTAGGAGTGTTTCCTAGAATAATAGAACCGTAAAGTTCACAAGAGCTGGAGTCACAATAAATATCATAACCTTTTTTAGCGGTGTTAGTAAAGAAATTGGATAAATGAATTTTTGCATACCTTCCATTGATATAAACAGCACCACCTTCATCTTTAGCCTTATTGTTTACAAACAAGGAATTCTTTATTGTGTTATATCTTGCTTCTACATAAATGGCTCCACCATCATCATCAGCGGAATTGGAATCAAAAACACACCAGTTAACAACATTATTTCTAGAATCAAGATATATTGCTCCGCCCCTCTCGTTAGCATGATTTTTGGTAAAGACACATCCTATAATATCAGGGCAGGAGGATTTTGCATATATCGCGCCACCCCGTTCTGATGCGGCATTACCAGTAAAATTACAATCTGAAATATGTGCCTTTTCAACATCACTATAATATATTGCACCACCCTTATAACAGGTACGCTCGCCACCACCATATCCATTATTACTGAATGAACACCTAGTTATTTGAATAATAAGATTCTTTTCTCTCAAACCGCTGTTTAAATATATTGCACCGCCCAGTTTATGAATACCATCACCCAGGTAATTAGAATTGAAAACACTGTCCTCAATTTTAATATTAACACCAGAACACACAGATATTGCACCTCCATAACGATCAGCATGATTGTCAATGAATGTGCATCCCTTAACTAAACTACCATCAGCTTCTGTAAGATAAATGGCTCCCCCATGTTTATAATTTTGGACATTAACCAAGCCTCCAGCACAATTATTAACAAAAACGGAATCTATTATTTTTGCTTTAGTCCGACCTACCTTTATTGCACCCCCATCTCCAGCAGTACAATTTTCAAAACGACAAGATTTGATAGTAACAGGACTACAAACAGTAATGGCACCACCATTACTAAGTGCAGTAGAAGACCCTTGATAGAAACCTTCCGGTTTAACCATCTTCCATTTACCCATAGCCATACAATTTTTAAAAGTACAATTAATAATATATGATTCAGGACTCTTTCCATATATAAAGATTGCACCTCCACAAAACTCGGCCAAAGTTTTTGTAAATGTGCAATTAGAAACAATAATAGCGCCCGCCCCCTCAGCAGTTCGAATAATTCCACACGATCCGCCAATAAAATTAATATTTTTTATTTCTACAAATCCTAATGAAGGAGCATGATTTATTGTAAAAATCGGTGACCCGGTAATGGTGTAAATACTATGTCCATTACCATCTATTACAATATTCTTAGTTATAGTAATAACCGTATCAAAAAGTCCATCACTTAGACTACCATTGTAATCATTATCTAAAGTTACTGTTGAACCCGGTTTGGCATCCTTAATTAACTTCGCAAGCTCAGTTTTACTTCCTATTTTCGAAGCAGATAACTTATACTCATTACTTGCATTTAAAATTTCATCATTTTCAATGCTTGAACCTAAAACATCACCATTCGATGAAGATGTCTTTCTTAAATCAATATCATAATAAGAATCATCATTGACAGCACTTAAAGAATCCGCCTGAAAATCAGATTCCTCCAAACTTAATCCATCATTTTCCAAATTCGTAGCATTGCCTAGTTCATTTGCACTAACAAATGATAATGAACATATCAATGCCACAAAGACAATGATAAGCATGATTTTATAATTCTTAATAAATTTTACCCCCATTTAATTTAATACGAAATATATTTTTGTGAAAGAAAATATAAAAATTTTGTTAAAAAAAAATAGTTGAATGTTAGCAGAAATTATTGAGTTTGAATTATTGTTCACTTTTTAACTAATTTTTCTATTTTTTATTAAAAAATGTTCCATTATAATTTGCATGATTTTTTAAAGCACAGAGATTAATTTTTTAAATTAACACCATGATTATTGCTTAATCAACCCAATTATTTATAAATATAAGATACATTCATGAATACACTACAGAGTATAAGGATTAATGTCCACACTAAAAAATTAAAATACAATCAAAATTAAATAATTTCTGCCAACACACCACATGTAAAAAAAAAAGAAAAAAGGAAAATAAATTATTTTCCATTAACGTTTGACATTCAAAGTTGTTTTAACAGTGTTTTTTAGATAAATAACACTCATAGAGTATTTTTTACCTATTTTAAGTTTTTCAATAATATTTTTATTTATTGTGAACTTAACAATTCCGTTCTTATTGGTTTTTGAGGTGAATTTTTTACCATTAAGTTTTAAAGTTATTTTTTTACCGCTGACTGCTTTTTTACCATTCTTGAGAGTTGCCTTGATAATGAGTTTTTTAGAAGACTTTTTAACAGAATATTTCTTGGTTTTAAGATTTTGCTTTACTTTAACAGTTTTTTTGACAGCATCTCCTTTGTAAGTTGCAGTTAACTTATATGAGCCTGGTTTTACTGTATTCGGTATTTTAAAAGCAATCATCCCTTTGGCATTGCTTTTGACCTTGTAAGTTTTTTTGTTAATCTTAATGGTCACTACTTTATTTTTACCGACTGGTTTGGCATTGTCATCAAGTATTTTCGCTTTAAACTTAGATCCGTCAAAGTAATACATTGCAACATTTTTCACATCTGAAAACCTTGAATAAATCACTATTTTAGTGGTTTTAATCTCACCTGTTTTTGGATTCTTAACTGTGATTTTTTGTGTTTTAGTCAATTTGGTGAATTTAAGAGTTATATATCCAGAATTATCCGTTTTATAACTTTTAGATTTTCCATTAACAGAAACAGCAACTTTAGTATTTTTTACAGAGTTTCCGGTAGAATCCACAATTCTAAATTTATAATTACAGTTAGCATTATAAGTTTTTTCAACATTGGAAGAAACAACAGTGTTTTTTATAATGATGTAATTGACGATTGAATTTCCCTTGTAATTTGTTGTGATAGCGTACTTTCCAGGGTTAGCGTTGACTTCAAATTTAGCTAATCCATTTTCATCCGCTTTTACAGTGTGAGTTATTCCTTTGAATTCAAATATAACTTCTTCACCAGGACCGACTTCTGCAACAAACGGAGTTTCATTCTTATAGTATTTCACTAAATTTTTAGTAATGTTTAAATCGGAAATGGTGTAAGCTTTTATAATAGCCACACTTTTATCTTTTGCCAAATCAGTCCAATTCTTACCGTCATCACTTACAAATGAAGTTCCCTTTTGAGTATGGATTCTGAGGTCATCAATAATAGGTGAATTATTTTTAAAGGTTATTCGGAAAACATCCCCTTTTTTGATTTGTACATATTTGTTTAATTTGATTGTTGAATATCCTCCGAATTCACTTGTGCCTTCATGAGAATAAACTTCAACATCATTTACAGATATTTTAAATTCGTATTTCAATCCGGTTTTTTCAAAATATGTTCCAACTGCAGCAATTAATTCATCTTCATCAGCAGTAAACACGTTAGAATAATAATTGAAAGTAATACCCATAGATAATTCTCCACCAACATCAATTTGATAAATCCTGTTGTAGGAATCGTTATTAATTATATATCCAACACTTTCACGATCTGTAGCAAATGATGTATCATAATATGAAACATAGAAATATCCGCCGTCAGCCCAGTTGGATCCCCAACTGTTTTTAACAATCCATGCGCCGTCACCTGGAGCGGTTTTTAAGAAATTATATCTGGAATAAGTATCATCCCACCCCACAACACAAACTCTATGAGTTGATATTGTCTTACCATAATAATACTGTGCATAGCTTGATTCATTGAAATAAGCAGTTTTGTTAAAATCTGCATTGTGACTTACTGCCAGAGCACCATATTTAATCAGAGCGTTTTTAATCAAATCATTGTCCAGAGAGTTATTTCTTGGAGGAACAACAACCACATTTTGAATGTGAATGTCCTCAGGTGTGATAAGCAATGAAGATATTTTACCAAGTTCGTCATAACTGTCATATTCACTTGGGAAAATCCCCATCCAATCTATCAAATATGCTATAGGAGCAAAAGGAGTTCCTCCTTCTTCCGAATTCAACTGTCCATATTTTGAAAATTGAAGCATTGAATTTTGAACATTGTTTTCAGATAAAGAATAAGATACATTTGCATAACGAAGTAATGCTGACTCTAATGCGGCTACATTACCGAATGCCCAGCAAGAGCCCATGAATCCCTGGTTTTTAACAGGTGAAACCCAACCGTATTTCCTCAAATCAAATTTTTCAGGCAACTTATCAAATATCAGAGTGTTATTGATTATTATAAACGGATTTGCAGTATTTTCAAAATTATAGAAGTAATTAGTATTATCAAATGACCATTTATCATCATTGAAAGTATTTCCTTTGTCTATTACTTTTCCATATACTGTATATATGCTTGTAACATCAGAAGGATTGTTAAAGCAGTTATTTTCTAAAGTCAAATTAGTATCATATGCATAAACTGTTGATACTCCAAATGCTGCATTATTTTCAAAAGTGCTTTTCTCGATAATTACATTTCCCATATCAAAATAACCTGCACCACCATAAGATATGTTGTCTGATGCAGTATTGGATTTGAATGTTGAATTTGATATCCTCACATCAACAAAACTGGTATAAATTGCACCGCCTTCATATTCTGCAACATTATCAGCAAAATTAGAATCTTTAACTATTAAACTTCCGCCTAATTGAAGAATAGCTCCACCAAATTCAGAATAACAGTCATGGAATTTGCTGTTTTGAACCATGACCTGGCCGTTTCCTTCAAACACATCTGCAAAAACCGCACCACCATTTTTTTCACTGTAAACATTATCAAATTCACAATCAGAAATAGTTAACTTAGAAATTGATTTAACACTGATTGCACCTGCTGTTTTATTGGCAGACAAGTTTTTAAATTTAGAATTTAAAATTAAAATGTTTCCCTCACCAGTAGCAAAAATTGCAGTTGCATATTTAGAATCAGTATTTAAAAAATTAGAGTTCAAAACAGTTAAATTTGAATTTTGTGAGTAAATATGGCCCTTAATGATTTTATCAGAACTGCTGGTGAATGTTGAATTGACAACATTGACAACACCCATTGATGAAGTAATTGAAGCCCCTTCCTCACCAGATGTATCAATAAATTTACAGTTATTTACATTTAAAGTTGCACCAGTGACAAGAACAGCGCCGCCGTTAAAAGAACCAACCCCAGAACAGTTTATAAAAGTCACATTATTCAGGGTCAGCTTTGAGTAGGATATAATAGCGGAACCATATCCGTAAAAAGCATTTTTTATAATCAGATTGTTTATTTTCACATCTTTTCCAACAACCACAAATGCTCTAGCCTGATTAGAACAGTCTATTGCATGATTATTTCCATTGATTGTAAAATTTTCCTTAGCAATTCTAATTCCCCGATTATAATTCATATCACTTTGATTATCAAATTTATAATCGGATTCCAAATTAAAACTTGAATTTTCTAAGGCAATATCATAATTTAAATCATAATAGGATTTAATATCACCATCATCTTTTAAAACATCACCCATATCACTAGTATCGTTTAAATCAGCAGCAGATATTGCAGTAATTGAAAACAATAAAACCAGCAATACAAGGGAATATAAAACAATTTTATTAAATTTCATATTCATCCTCAAAATAAATATACATAAATATATCTTTTAAAAAAAATATTTAAAATTATTTAATATACTTAATTTTAAAAAAGAAATAAACTGAATTAACACCAACATTAACTCTTTAAAATCAGGAATATGAGAGAATTTAAAAAAAAGTAAAAGAGTTATTAAATAACCCTAAAATTTAAAAAAGAAGATTTAGGAACTTATTCCATTAATCTTCCAACACCAGTAATTTCAATACTGGCTACGCCTTCAATAGCAGAAACCATTTCTTCCACAGGTTCAGATCCACCTTCACCATCATCAGTGATGAAACTAATGATGATTGCAACTAAACCAAAAGCAATTGGTTCTTCTTTCATATCATGAAGGGTTGCTCCTTCAGGCATGGAATCTTTAATAGTTGTTTTAATAGCTTCTAAATCTACATCCGGACTGTCTGGCATGATTTTCATAGTTGTTAATACTTCACCCATTCTAATTCCTCCAATTTACAAATTTATGGTCCTTCAAATCCACATTCACATTTGTAAGCGTGACCGAAAGTACGGCATTTTTCACATCTTGATATTTTTGCTCCACATTCTGGACACTCGAATTCAACAAAAGGTCCAGTTAATGGAATTTCTTGTTTGCATGAAATACATTCTACAGTTTTCATTTTTAATCACCTATTATTTGTGTGTAATCGAAATTATAATCCTTTATATTATCATCTATAAGAGACAAA includes:
- a CDS encoding zinc finger domain-containing protein, whose translation is MKTVECISCKQEIPLTGPFVEFECPECGAKISRCEKCRTFGHAYKCECGFEGP
- a CDS encoding elongation factor 1-beta, giving the protein MGEVLTTMKIMPDSPDVDLEAIKTTIKDSMPEGATLHDMKEEPIAFGLVAIIISFITDDGEGGSEPVEEMVSAIEGVASIEITGVGRLME
- a CDS encoding C1 family peptidase, giving the protein MKFNKIVLYSLVLLVLLFSITAISAADLNDTSDMGDVLKDDGDIKSYYDLNYDIALENSSFNLESDYKFDNQSDMNYNRGIRIAKENFTINGNNHAIDCSNQARAFVVVGKDVKINNLIIKNAFYGYGSAIISYSKLTLNNVTFINCSGVGSFNGGAVLVTGATLNVNNCKFIDTSGEEGASITSSMGVVNVVNSTFTSSSDKIIKGHIYSQNSNLTVLNSNFLNTDSKYATAIFATGEGNILILNSKFKNLSANKTAGAISVKSISKLTISDCEFDNVYSEKNGGAVFADVFEGNGQVMVQNSKFHDCYSEFGGAILQLGGSLIVKDSNFADNVAEYEGGAIYTSFVDVRISNSTFKSNTASDNISYGGAGYFDMGNVIIEKSTFENNAAFGVSTVYAYDTNLTLENNCFNNPSDVTSIYTVYGKVIDKGNTFNDDKWSFDNTNYFYNFENTANPFIIINNTLIFDKLPEKFDLRKYGWVSPVKNQGFMGSCWAFGNVAALESALLRYANVSYSLSENNVQNSMLQFSKYGQLNSEEGGTPFAPIAYLIDWMGIFPSEYDSYDELGKISSLLITPEDIHIQNVVVVPPRNNSLDNDLIKNALIKYGALAVSHNADFNKTAYFNESSYAQYYYGKTISTHRVCVVGWDDTYSRYNFLKTAPGDGAWIVKNSWGSNWADGGYFYVSYYDTSFATDRESVGYIINNDSYNRIYQIDVGGELSMGITFNYYSNVFTADEDELIAAVGTYFEKTGLKYEFKISVNDVEVYSHEGTSEFGGYSTIKLNKYVQIKKGDVFRITFKNNSPIIDDLRIHTQKGTSFVSDDGKNWTDLAKDKSVAIIKAYTISDLNITKNLVKYYKNETPFVAEVGPGEEVIFEFKGITHTVKADENGLAKFEVNANPGKYAITTNYKGNSIVNYIIIKNTVVSSNVEKTYNANCNYKFRIVDSTGNSVKNTKVAVSVNGKSKSYKTDNSGYITLKFTKLTKTQKITVKNPKTGEIKTTKIVIYSRFSDVKNVAMYYFDGSKFKAKILDDNAKPVGKNKVVTIKINKKTYKVKSNAKGMIAFKIPNTVKPGSYKLTATYKGDAVKKTVKVKQNLKTKKYSVKKSSKKLIIKATLKNGKKAVSGKKITLKLNGKKFTSKTNKNGIVKFTINKNIIEKLKIGKKYSMSVIYLKNTVKTTLNVKR